A DNA window from Oncorhynchus tshawytscha isolate Ot180627B linkage group LG13, Otsh_v2.0, whole genome shotgun sequence contains the following coding sequences:
- the LOC112266173 gene encoding post-GPI attachment to proteins factor 2-like, translated as MAFPMISRLMENTMKKKIHMKNRSNTFATFFHSPVLVAVALFPNDLRSTSASISLSPECHIWLFCIGLHSALRFLVAVAYFNFYSYTFFTLFEYCVVFSNMAFHLTAFWDFKSREMVVISQRSANTWDWATKGQYSTQSDSTNLVA; from the exons ATGGCTTTCCCCATGATCAGCAGGCTCATGGAAAACACCATGAAGAAAAAGATCCACATGAAGAATCGGTCCAACACTTTCGCCACCTTCTTCCACTCCCCAGTCCTTGTCGCTGTGGCCCTC TTTCCCAATGATCTACGTTCCACTAGTGCCTCCATAAGCCTGAGCCCAGAGTGCCATATCTGGCTTTTCTGCATTGGCCTGCACTCTGCTCTCAGGTTCCTGGTGGCAGTGGCATATTTTAACTTCTATA GCTACACTTTTTTCACCCTCTTCGAGTATTGTGTGGTGTTCTCCAACATGGCCTTCCACCTAACAGCCTTCTGGGACTTTAAGAGCAGAGAGATGGTGGTCATCTCCCAGAGGAGTGCAAATACTTGGGACTGGGCAACCAAGGGTCAG
- the LOC112266174 gene encoding olfactory receptor 10J1-like, producing the protein MTNTMANVSLPLEFNVSLFSDFLIHGGELGLKEIYTDLAIFLLVVYIMVLIGNAMIITLVLLDPKLHTPMYIFLCNLSLTDIVITTSVLPKMISVCLWNDVSISFAGCFLQMYIYLTFQTTEGFLLCAMAYDRYVAICNPLRYNSIMTIKVCVILASTAWALGLILPALNVILASQLPFCSNQIMYWFCDYPPIVTLSCLDTTLLIDLALACALFVMYVPFTVIIWSYCNIIKSVCKIATSEGRKKAFSTCSSHLIVVLTFYIAHSCVYISAKSYHIHPNVLILISIVNCILTPLVNPLVYSFRNKQIKDSVLKLLFSNKVIP; encoded by the exons ATGACCAACACAATGGCAA ATGTTTCTCTACCACTGGAGTTCAACGTGAGCCTGTTTTCAGATTTCCTGATACATGGAGGGGAGCTGGGTCTCAAGGAGATCTACACAGACTTGGCCATCTTTCTTCTTGTGGTATACATTATGGTCCTCATCGGCAACGCCATGATCATCACTCTGGTGTTGCTTGACCCCAAACTTCACACACCAATGTATATTTTCCTCTGTAATCTGTCTCTCACAGATATAGTGATCACCACCAGCGTTTTACCTAAAATGATATCAGTGTGTTTGTGGAATGATGTGTCCATTTCATTTGCAGGTTGCTTCTTGCAGATGTATATCTATTTGACATTCCAAACTACAGAGGGATTTCTCCTATGTGCTATGGCCTACGACCGCTATGTTGCTATCTGCAATCCTTTACGCTACAACAGCATCATGACAATCAAAGTATGTGTGATCCTGGCCTCAACAGCATGGGCTTTGGGGTTAATTCTTCCAGCATTGAATGTCATTCTTGCATCACAACTACCTTTCTGTAGTAATCAGATAATGTACTGGTTTTGTGATTATCCTCCGATTGTTACATTGTCTTGTTTGGACACAACACTGTTGATAGATCTAGCCCTCGCATGTGCTTTATTTGTGATGTATGTTCCATTCACTGTCATAATTTGGTCATATTGTAATATCATCAAATCTGTTTGCAAAATTGCCACATCTGAAGGGCGGAAAAAAGCTTTCTCTACCTGCTCCTCTCATCTCATTGTTGTCCTTACCTTCTACATTGCTCATTCATGTGTCTACATCAGTGCTAAATCATATCATATTCATCCCAATGTTCTCATCCTTATATCTATTGTCAACTGTATTTTAACTCCTCTTGTGAACCCACTTGTTTACAGTTTCAGGAACAAACAGATAAAGGATTCTGTCCTGAAACTCTTGTTCTCCAATAAAGTTATTCCATAA